GACGAGCAAGTAGCACGACTCGCTCATGTGCCCGTTGTAGTCCACCCACTCCGGCCGTACCGGAGTGGCGTGCAGCTCCAGCGGCGCCGGCACGGGCGCCGCGTCGTCCCACGGCCGGTGGCCCGTTCCCTCGTACGGAGTGACCACGCGTGCCGGGTTCTCTGCCATCGGGTTCTCTGCCATCTGTCCACCCTGAGATCCTGGCGTGCATCGCATAATGTGCGATGCGCGTTCGCATTGTGCGACGCTACGAGGCGACTTTCCGGCACGTCAAGTACCGCGACCACCCGCGCGGGGCACAGCGAGCCACGGCGATCCCCAGCGAGGCGGACGACTACGCTTCCCGGAACGGACGAGTGCCGGACGGACGAGGCCGGAGCGGACGAGGAGAGCGGAGACAACGGAAATGGACACGGCGCACGCCCCGGACGCTCTGGACGAGCAGGGCACTTCGGGCAGACAGGGCGCCTTGGACGAACAGGGCGGGACACGCCCTGGCGGGGGCCGCGTACAGGCGCTGGAGCGGGCCATCGCCCTGCTCAACGCCGTCTCGGCGAGCGCCCCCGAAGGCCGTCCCGTCGCCGAACTGGCCGCCGAGTGCGGCCTCAACCGGGCTACGGCCTGGCGGCTGCTGGCCACCCTGGAACATCACGCGATGGTCGAACGGGACCCGGCCGGCAACCGGTACACCATCGGCTCCGCGATCAGCCGCATGGCCTCGACCGCGAGCGTGGAGGGGCTGATCCGCCGCTCCCACGACGTGCTGGAGCGGCTGTGCCGGGACACCGGTGAGACCGCGAACCTCGCCGTCGCCCAGCGGCTCGGCCTCACCTACGTCGACGAGGTGGTACCGCCCGCCGTGCTCAGCGCGCGCTGGCTCGGCCGCCAGGTCCCGATCCACGCCACCTCGGCCGGCAAGGCGCTGCTCGCCTGGCAGACGGCCGGGGAGGTCGAGGCGCTGCTCTCCGGCCCGCTGGCCGAGTACACCGAGACGACCCGCACCGACCGGCAGGCCCTGCACACCGAACTCGCCGAGGTCCGCGCCCAGGGCTACAGCGTCAGCGTCGGCGAACTCGAACCCCAGCTCTACGGGGTCGCCGCTCCCGTCCTCGACGCGGACGGCCACCCCCTCGCCGTCGTCAGCGTCTGGGGCCCACGGGACCGCGTCACCGAATCCCGCTTCGCGGAACTCGGCGCACGGGCCCGGCAGGCGGCCCACGAAATCCGCGAACGCCTCGCGCCGGGCTCGTAAGGCCCGGAGCCGGCCGGACCCCCGTCACTCGGCCCCGGCCCCGGCCGAAGGGAAGTAGAAACTCACTTCCCGTCGGGGAAACTTGTCCGCACTGGAAGCTCGAGCGGACCTGGCCTGGCTCATGAACGCCCGCCGCAACGTCGGTCGGAGGCTGCGCGTGATCGCTCCTGGCGTCGAGTACGTCTTGTCCACGGCGCGGCATGTTCGTTATCACCACCCGGCCACCTCTCGTCGGCCACCGGCCACCGTGGGGAGGTGCGGGCTCAAGCGGGTACGGTCACGTGCGCAGAGCGTGCGTCCGGTGCGCTGAGCGGGATTCCGGTCCCTCCCTTGCGCACGGCGATGATCTCCGCGGCGATCGAGACAGCGGTCTCCTCGGGCGTACGGTCCCCGAGGTCGAGTCCGATCGGCGACCGCAGCCGCGCCAGCTCCGCCTCGCTCATGCCGATGTCCCGCAGGCGCTGGTTGCGGTCCAGGTGCGTACGGCGCGACCCCATGGCTCCGACGTACGCGACAGGCAGCCGCAGCGCCGATTGGAGCAGCGGCACGTCGAACTTCGCGTCATGGGTGAGCACGCACAAGGCGGTGCGCCCGTCGACCTCCGTTCCCCGCAGATAGCGGTGCGGCCAGTCCACCACGATCTCGTCGGCGTCAGGGAAGCGCTCCCGCGTGGTGAAGACGGGGCGCGCGTCGCACACGGTGACGTGGTAGCCGAGGAGCTTGCCCGCGCGCACCAACGCCGCCGCGAAGTCGATCGCCCCGAACACGATCATCCGGGGCGGCGGCAGACTCGACTCGACGAAGACCGTGAGCCCGCCCGGGCAGCGGGAGCCGTCCTCGGAGAGTTCGAGCGTTCCGGTGCGGCCTGTGCCGAGCAGGGCGCGTGCCTCGTGCGCCACGGCCTCGGCAACCCGGCCACCACCATCGCCGAGCGTTCCCGCGTGCGGCCCCTCGGCGGGTACGGCCAGGGCCCCGCCCACGAGTTCGGCCGGCCCACG
This sequence is a window from Streptomyces sp. NBC_01775. Protein-coding genes within it:
- a CDS encoding IclR family transcriptional regulator yields the protein MDTAHAPDALDEQGTSGRQGALDEQGGTRPGGGRVQALERAIALLNAVSASAPEGRPVAELAAECGLNRATAWRLLATLEHHAMVERDPAGNRYTIGSAISRMASTASVEGLIRRSHDVLERLCRDTGETANLAVAQRLGLTYVDEVVPPAVLSARWLGRQVPIHATSAGKALLAWQTAGEVEALLSGPLAEYTETTRTDRQALHTELAEVRAQGYSVSVGELEPQLYGVAAPVLDADGHPLAVVSVWGPRDRVTESRFAELGARARQAAHEIRERLAPGS
- a CDS encoding XdhC/CoxI family protein codes for the protein MLDIAGELTKWAEDGRAFAVATVVAVSGSAPRGPGAALAVDGEGTVIGSVSGGCVEGAVHELCGQALADGEPVLERFGYSDEDAFAVGLTCGGVIDILVTPVGARAPQREAFATALRTAARGDGVALARVVRGPAELVGGALAVPAEGPHAGTLGDGGGRVAEAVAHEARALLGTGRTGTLELSEDGSRCPGGLTVFVESSLPPPRMIVFGAIDFAAALVRAGKLLGYHVTVCDARPVFTTRERFPDADEIVVDWPHRYLRGTEVDGRTALCVLTHDAKFDVPLLQSALRLPVAYVGAMGSRRTHLDRNQRLRDIGMSEAELARLRSPIGLDLGDRTPEETAVSIAAEIIAVRKGGTGIPLSAPDARSAHVTVPA